In a genomic window of Phycodurus eques isolate BA_2022a chromosome 2, UOR_Pequ_1.1, whole genome shotgun sequence:
- the chrnb4 gene encoding neuronal acetylcholine receptor subunit beta-4: MTTNVWLTQHWVDYRLSWDPAKYEGIDKLRIPSRHVWLPDIVLYNNADGTYEVTVFTNVIVLSNGSINWLPPAIYKSACKIEVKHFPFDQQNCTLKFRSWTYDHTEIDLILKAEGASIDDFTPSGEWDILALPGRRTVNPLDPTYVDLTYDFIIKRKPLFYTINLIIPCVLITSLAILVFYLPSDCGEKMTLCISVLLALTVFLLLISKIVPPTSLEVPLIGKYLMFTMVLVTFSIITSVCVLNVHHRSPSTHNMPHWVKIIFLVKLPALLFIRRPHNNSARQRIRQQRCLRSGRTILGLGYPITSKTSFPRMSSVLLPSDSVFSTEGHKSTIPTPGFSHPNRTGEDLSADVQEAMNGVRFVADHMIADDDDQSVIEDWKYVAMVVDRMFLWIFVIVCMVGTLGLFLQPLFQSQVVHQHQQPTSEKPHI; encoded by the exons ATGACCACCAATGTCTGGCTCACTCag CACTGGGTGGATTACAGGTTATCGTGGGACCCTGCCAAGTACGAAGGCATCGACAAGCTGCGTATCCCCTCCAGACACGTCTGGCTGCCTGATATCGTCCTCTATAACAA TGCCGATGGGACCTACGAGGTAACGGTCTTCACCAACGTTATTGTGCTCTCCAATGGCAGCATTAACTGGCTTCCCCCTGCCATCTATAAGAGTGCCTGCAAGATTGAGGTCAAGCATTTCCCCTTCGACCAGCAAAACTGTACACTCAAGTTCCGGTCATGGACCTACGACCACACCGAGATTGACCTGATCTTGAAAGCGGAGGGGGCCAGCATTGACGACTTCACACCCAGTGGTGAGTGGGACATCCTGGCGCTACCTGGCCGGCGAACGGTCAACCCCCTGGATCCCACCTACGTGGACCTCACATATGACTTTATCATCAAGAGGAAGCCCCTTTTCTACACCATCAACCTGATCATTCCATGTGTGCTGATTACCTCACTCGCCATTTTGGTTTTCTACCTGCCCTCAGACTGTGGCGAAAAGATGACCCTATGCATTTCCGTCCTGTTGGCCCTCACCGTTTTCCTGCTCCTGATCTCTAAGATCGTCCCCCCGACCTCCCTGGAGGTGCCGCTGATCGGCAAGTACCTGATGTTCACCATGGTGCTGGTGACCTTCTCCATCATCACCAGCGTGTGCGTGCTTAACGTTCATCACCGCTCCCCCAGCACACACAACATGCCACACTGGGTCAAGATCATCTTTCTGGTCAAACTGCCGGCCTTGCTGTTCATAAGACGCCCTCACAATAACTCTGCACGTCAGAGGATACGACAACAGCGTTGCCTCCGATCAGGGAGGACAATTCTGGGCTTGGGTTACCCCATCACATCCAAAACTAGTTTCCCCAGAATGTCTTCTGTTTTGTTGCCTTCAGACTCTGTTTTCTCCACAGAAGGACATAAAAGTACAATCCCTACTCCGGGCTTTAGCCACCCCAACAGGACGGGCGA AGATTTATCTGCCGATGTCCAGGAGGCGATGAACGGCGTGCGCTTTGTCGCAGACCACATGATAGCGGATGATGACGATCAAAGT GTGATTGAAGACTGGAAGTATGTGGCCATGGTGGTGGATCGCATGTTCCTGTGGATCTTCGTCATTGTGTGCATGGTGGGCACCCTGGGCCTGTTCCTCCAGCCCCTCTTCCAAAGTCAGGTGGTTCACCAACACCAGCAGCCCACCTCCGAGAAGCCTCACATTTGA
- the chrna3 gene encoding neuronal acetylcholine receptor subunit alpha-3 translates to MKSSFCLLFACTCSFFLLHLQGGACSEGEQKLFSVIFSKYNQYIRPVQNVSDPVIVQFEVSMSQLVKVDEVNQIMETNLWLRHIWNDYKLKWNPKDFGGVEFIRVPSNRIWKPDIVLYNNAVGDFQVDDKTKALLRYNGEITWIPPAIFKSSCKIDVTYFPFDYQNCTMKFGSWTYDKAKIDLVLIGSTINLKDFWESGEWMIIDAPGYKHDIKYNCCEEIYTDITYSLYIRRLPLFYTINMIIPCLLISFLTVLVFYLPSDCGEKVTLCISVLLSLTVFLLVITETIPSTSLVIPLIGEYLLFTMIFVTLSIVITVFVLNVHYRTPKTHTMPQWVRGVFLGLLPKVMFMTRPERDPEKTRETVEMIHPRQYGGHASGSHHKAQALASSVVSSLTNRQRLPNKTELSNLNNLNTSKLTKSTGLGSLCREGHCNSCWHQRSGKLPADSRGGGGFASLGVLTGGGVPEAGSQCSSSESLDAGVLSLLPFSPEVREAIESVKYIAENMRMQNETKEVQDDWKYVAMVIDRIFLWVFILVCILGTAGLFIQPLLLGEDI, encoded by the exons ATGAAAAGCAGTTTTTGCCTCCTTTTTGCGTGCACCTGCTCCTTCTTTCTGTTGCATCTGCAGG GAGGTGCATGTTCTGAGGGCGAGCAGAAGCTCTTCTCCGTCATCTTCTCCAAGTACAACCAGTACATTCGACCGGTGCAGAACGTGTCCGACCCAGTCATTGTGCAGTTCGAGGTGTCCATGTCCCAGTTGGTCAAAGTG GATGAAGTCAACCAGATCATGGAGACCAACCTGTGGCTGAGACAT ATCTGGAATGACTACAAGCTCAAGTGGAACCCAAAAGATTTCGGAGGCGTCGAGTTTATTCGGGTGCCGTCCAACAGGATATGGAAGCCTGACATAGTGCTGTACAATAA TGCAGTCGGCGACTTCCAGGTTGACGACAAGACGAAGGCTCTGCTCCGGTACAACGGCGAGATCACGTGGATCCCTCCCGCCATCTTCAAGAGCTCGTGCAAGATCGATGTCACCTACTTCCCCTTCGACTACCAGAACTGCACCATGAAGTTCGGCTCCTGGACCTATGACAAGGCCAAGATCGACCTGGTGCTGATCGGCTCCACCATCAACCTCAAAGACTTCTGGGAGAGCGGCGAGTGGATGATCATCGACGCCCCTGGCTACAAGCACGACATCAAGTACAATTGCTGCGAGGAGATCTACACGGACATCACATACTCGTTATACATCCGTCGCCTGCCGCTCTTCTACACCATCAACATGATCATTCCCTGCCTGCTCATCTCCTTCCTCACTGTGCTCGTCTTCTACCTGCCGTCCGACTGCGGCGAGAAGGTCACGCTGTGCATCTCCGTGCTGCTCTCCCTGACCGTATTCCTTCTGGTCATCACCGAGACCATCCCCTCCACCTCACTGGTCATCCCGCTCATCGGCGAGTACCTCCTTTTCACCATGATTTTCGTCACCCTTTCCATCGTCATCACCGTATTCGTGCTGAACGTCCACTACCGCACGCCTAAGACGCACACCATGCCGCAGTGGGTGCGCGGCGTCTTTCTGGGGCTGCTGCCCAAAGTCATGTTCATGACCCGACCGGAGAGGGACCCGGAGAAGACGAGGGAGACCGTTGAGATGATCCACCCGAGACAGTACGGCGGTCACGCCTCGGGCTCCCACCACAAGGCTCAGGCTCTGGCCTCCAGCGTGGTGTCCAGTCTGACCAACCGTCAGAGGCTCCCAAATAAAACGGAGCTCTCCAATCTCAACAACTTGAACACAAGCAAACTGACCAAAAGCACCGGATTGGGCTCGCTGTGCCGTGAGGGACACTGCAACAGCTGTTGGCATCAGAGGTCCGGGAAACTGCCAGCGGACTCCAGAGGCGGCGGCGGCTTCGCCAGCCTAGGGGTTCTGACTGGAGGCGGCGTGCCCGAAGCGGGGAGTCAATGCTCCAGCTCGGAGTCTCTGGATGCAGGAGTCCTTTCTCTGCTGCCATTCTCCCCTGAGGTCAGGGAGGCCATCGAGAGCGTCAAATACATCGCTGAAAATATGAGAATGCAGAATGAGACAAAGGAG GTTCAGGACGATTGGAAATATGTCGCCATGGTGATCGATCGCATTTTCCTGTGGGTTTTCATCCTGGTGTGCATCCTAGGAACCGCTGGCCTTTTCATTCAGCCTCTTCTACTCGGGGAAGATATATGA
- the LOC133397562 gene encoding UDP-glucuronosyltransferase 2C1-like produces MPEHGNTLLFLVTFAFLSSWRVCDSGKILVVPFEGSHWVNMEILVKALHARGHSVDVIRTDKSWYIKDSMPHYDAITVSVNEVFDSVFVNRLLEGIFALEREQSSVMAFVGLQLEMFKAMSGTTKIMCKVASKILRDDDLMARLKERQYDLVLTDPALGTGVILAHALQVPLVYNVRWMASKEGHLVLAPSPLSYVPIVGSGLSDKMTFLQKIKNLGYFAIGEFQYRFLVVPQYQAVCDQFFGPEVRYDELVQGADLWLMRADFVFEFPRPTMPNIIYMGGFQCKPAGPLPDHLETFVQSSGEHGVIIMTLGTMVSQLPTDIGDEIAAAFAKLPQKVIWSYKGAKPANLGNNTLVVDWMPQKDLLGHPKVKLIVAHGGTNGVQEAIYHGVPVVGIPLFFDQHDNLRRLTERGAAVVVTLASVDKDDNFLKALQEVLTNPTYRNNMQRLSRLHRDQPIAPIDNALFWIEFVMRHKGAAHLRTESYKLPWYTYYSVDIVFTFCTTVAVMILLPVVFFRMHVFKTIRK; encoded by the coding sequence ATGCCCGAGCATGGAAACACACTTCTCTTCCTAGTAACCTTTGCGTTTTTGTCATCATGGAGAGTTTGTGACAGTGGCAAGATTCTAGTAGTACCCTTCGAGGGCAGCCACTGGGTGAACATGGAAATTTTGGTCAAAGCACTCCATGCTCGCGGACACTCCGTAGACGTGATTCGGACCGACAAGAGCTGGTACATCAAAGACAGCATGCCACACTACGACGCCATCACAGTATCCGTCAACGAAGTGTTTGACTCGGTCTTCGTCAACCGCCTGCTGGAGGGTATATTTGCTCTGGAGAGGGAGCAAAGCTCTGTGATGGCCTTTGTGGGTCTGCAGCTTGAAATGTTCAAAGCTATGTCCGGTACGACCAAGATCATGTGCAAAGTAGCCAGCAAGATATTACGAGATGACGATTTAATGGCTCGTCTGAAGGAGCGTCAGTATGACCTGGTCCTCACTGACCCTGCGCTAGGCACGGGTGTCATCTTGGCTCATGCCCTACAGGTCCCTTTAGTCTATAATGTGCGCTGGATGGCAAGTAAGGAGGGGCATCTGGTCCTGGCGCCTTCTCCTTTGTCTTATGTTCCCATTGTCGGCTCCGGACTGTCTGATAAAATGACTTTCCTTCAGAAAATCAAGAATCTTGGGTACTTCGCCATTGGGGAATTTCAGTATAGGTTTTTAGTCGTACCCCAATATCAAGCTGTTTGTGACCAGTTCTTTGGCCCAGAGGTGAGATATGATGAACTTGTACAGGGAGCAGACCTATGGCTCATGAGAGCGGACTTTGTCTTTGAGTTTCCTCGCCCTACCATGCCCAACATAATCTACATGGGAGGCTTCCAATGCAAGCCTGCTGGACCTCTACCTGACCATCTGGAGACGTTTGTGCAGAGTTCTGGAGAACATGGAGTCATCATCATGACTTTGGGGACTATGGTGAGCCAACTCCCTACAGATATAGGTGATGAGATCGCGGCGGCTTTTGCCAAGCTCCCCCAGAAGGTCATCTGGAGCTACAAAGGTGCTAAACCTGCCAATCTGGGCAACAACACTCTCGTGGTGGACTGGATGCCGCAGAAAGACCTCCTTGGACATCCCAAGGTGAAGCTCATCGTGGCTCATGGAGGGACAAATGGTGTCCAGGAAGCAATTTACCACGGAGTTCCAGTAGTAGGAATACCCCTGTTTTTCGACCAGCATGACAACCTGCGGCGTCTCACAGAGAGAGGAGCAGCTGTGGTAGTCACGTTAGCCTCAGTGGACAAAGACGACAACTTCCTGAAGGCCCTACAGGAAGTTCTTACCAATCCAACCTACCGGAACAACATGCAGAGGCTTTCCAGGCTGCATAGAGACCAGCCCATCGCGCCGATCGACAACGCCCTCTTCTGGATCGAGTTTGTCATGAGGCACAAGGGCGCAGCTCACCTGAGGACAGAGTCCTACAAGCTTCCCTGGTACACCTACTACTCTGTGGACATCGTCTTTACTTTCTGTACAACGGTGGCAGTGATGATTTTGCTCCCAGTTGTGTTCTTTAGGATGCATGTCTTCAAAAcaattagaaaatga